One genomic region from Nocardioides plantarum encodes:
- a CDS encoding nuclear transport factor 2 family protein: MTTPAPVLAWHDIARTRDPAGLDALLADDCVFRSPAVHTPQEGKAVTTAYLRAAMVVLGPTLRYLDEWYAGDDDGGSAVLEFECEVDGRAVHGVDMLRWGSGGRLTSFTVMVRPVKGLEAVIAGMGAELMRG; this comes from the coding sequence ATGACGACCCCCGCGCCCGTCCTCGCCTGGCACGACATCGCCCGCACCCGCGACCCCGCGGGCCTCGACGCCCTCCTCGCCGACGACTGCGTGTTCCGCTCGCCGGCGGTGCACACGCCGCAGGAGGGCAAGGCCGTGACGACGGCCTACCTGCGCGCGGCGATGGTGGTGCTCGGCCCGACCCTGCGCTACCTCGACGAGTGGTACGCCGGCGATGACGACGGGGGCTCCGCAGTCCTGGAGTTCGAGTGCGAGGTCGACGGCAGGGCCGTGCACGGCGTCGACATGCTGCGCTGGGGCAGCGGCGGCCGGCTGACGTCGTTCACGGTGATGGTGCGGCCGGTCAAGGGGCTCGAGGCGGTCATCGCCGGCATGGGCGCCGAGCTCATGAGGGGCTGA
- a CDS encoding 4a-hydroxytetrahydrobiopterin dehydratase, with amino-acid sequence MSDETGPDPRRILTEQELDGEQLPDWRMLIDRLHASFDTGDFGTAVRLVDAIALAAEQLGHYPDLDLADGRLDVRLISHDVGGVTSRDVALARAISELARAAAVTAHPERTSVLELGLDTVDEAAIRPFWAALLDYDTVEAWGELQLRDRTGRWPTIWFQPTGPHDVPRQRWHLDLRIPPEVVEDRIAAAIAAGGTLVDDSAAPAFWVLADPQGNRACLTTWQGREPS; translated from the coding sequence GTGAGCGACGAGACCGGGCCCGATCCGAGGCGCATCCTGACCGAGCAGGAGCTGGACGGCGAGCAGCTGCCCGACTGGCGGATGCTGATCGACCGCCTCCACGCCAGCTTCGACACCGGCGACTTCGGCACGGCAGTCAGGCTGGTCGACGCGATCGCCCTGGCCGCCGAGCAGCTGGGCCACTACCCCGACCTCGACCTGGCCGACGGGCGGCTCGACGTCCGGCTGATCAGCCACGACGTCGGCGGGGTGACCTCGCGCGACGTGGCCCTGGCCCGGGCCATCAGTGAGCTGGCCCGAGCCGCCGCGGTCACGGCGCACCCGGAGCGCACGAGCGTGCTCGAGCTCGGCCTCGACACGGTCGACGAGGCAGCGATCAGGCCGTTCTGGGCGGCCCTGCTCGACTACGACACCGTCGAGGCCTGGGGCGAGCTCCAGCTCCGCGACCGCACCGGGCGGTGGCCGACGATCTGGTTCCAGCCCACCGGCCCCCACGACGTCCCGCGGCAGCGCTGGCACCTCGACCTGCGGATCCCGCCCGAGGTCGTCGAGGACCGGATCGCCGCCGCGATCGCGGCCGGCGGGACGCTCGTCGACGACAGCGCTGCGCCGGCGTTCTGGGTGCTGGCCGACCCGCAGGGCAACCGGGCGTGCCTGACCACGTGGCAGGGACGCGAGCCGAGCTGA
- a CDS encoding HNH endonuclease signature motif containing protein, producing MAQHTDTPGSGHPIEAFLCTVLDELKGLADVPTWSMDATTTTRVVGLSARAAAGVAELEARTIRQAEVLDLPGQTQCRNVGRWVQQTTGVTRRTARTKTRLAEALADLEPTRTATARGEIHAEQAQAIANHVAVLDDEKVSAHDQARAETFLLEEARHGHDADDLVAMGHAIWERLDPEGADEREAKALEAQEERARRRTRLTMGDDGDGLTHGRFSIPTAAADAFTKHLHALAAPKHVRAEHGPGSYDWQRPSAERLGQAFVDWIETYDPAQLPKIGGLSATVIAIGDYDLLQGKLKAAQLETGTKISPTQYLRLACGAGIIPAWMNASGEVLALGRKHRFHTPAQRLAAIVEQRHCQHHSGCDVPGYLCHAHHDIPWAQGGGTDLRTTTLYCPYHHTRVHQPGHDPTRT from the coding sequence ATGGCCCAGCACACCGACACCCCCGGATCGGGACACCCGATCGAGGCGTTCCTGTGCACGGTGCTCGACGAGCTGAAGGGTCTGGCCGACGTCCCGACCTGGTCCATGGACGCCACCACGACCACCCGAGTGGTGGGTCTGAGTGCCCGGGCCGCCGCCGGTGTGGCCGAGCTCGAAGCCCGCACGATCAGGCAGGCCGAGGTCCTGGACCTGCCCGGCCAGACGCAGTGTCGCAACGTGGGCCGCTGGGTCCAGCAGACCACGGGCGTCACCCGCCGCACCGCCAGGACCAAGACCAGGCTCGCCGAGGCCCTGGCTGATCTGGAGCCGACGCGTACGGCGACCGCTCGTGGCGAGATCCACGCCGAGCAGGCCCAGGCCATCGCCAACCATGTCGCGGTGTTGGACGACGAGAAGGTCTCGGCCCACGACCAGGCCCGCGCCGAGACCTTCCTCCTCGAGGAGGCCAGGCACGGTCACGACGCCGACGACCTCGTGGCGATGGGTCACGCGATCTGGGAACGCCTGGACCCCGAGGGCGCCGACGAACGCGAAGCCAAAGCCCTCGAAGCCCAGGAAGAACGCGCCCGGCGCAGGACCCGACTCACCATGGGCGACGACGGTGACGGGTTGACCCACGGCCGATTCAGCATCCCCACCGCCGCGGCTGATGCGTTCACCAAGCACCTGCACGCCCTGGCCGCCCCCAAGCACGTCCGCGCCGAACACGGGCCCGGGTCCTACGACTGGCAGAGACCCTCAGCCGAACGCCTCGGCCAGGCGTTCGTGGACTGGATCGAGACCTACGACCCAGCCCAGCTACCCAAGATCGGCGGCCTGTCCGCCACCGTGATCGCCATCGGCGACTACGACCTCCTCCAAGGCAAGCTCAAGGCCGCCCAGCTGGAGACCGGCACCAAGATCAGCCCCACCCAATACCTCCGCCTGGCCTGCGGCGCCGGGATCATCCCCGCCTGGATGAACGCATCCGGCGAAGTCCTCGCCCTGGGTAGGAAGCACAGGTTCCACACCCCCGCCCAACGCCTCGCCGCGATCGTCGAGCAACGCCACTGCCAACACCACAGTGGCTGCGACGTCCCCGGCTACCTGTGCCACGCCCACCACGACATCCCCTGGGCCCAGGGCGGCGGCACCGACCTCAGGACCACCACCCTCTACTGCCCATACCACCACACCCGCGTCCACCAACCCGGCCACGACCCCACCCGCACCTGA
- a CDS encoding phosphotransferase codes for MTQAGSPRVEMLWESSDPGEALRTRFGFDAPGAAVAWVTATLDGRWDLRVESCERIVISYANALAWVETSSGPMIAKWSVAAERFAQLAALARLTAWLHAEGIPVSAPVPTPSGDLHAELDGVSLGLQRQVDGDLLDPADAQQVRAAGATLARLHDALARWPEADRYPAAPVHEPLAARVGAWLDAVPAHLPPEAQAVLRRSVADAPPDPPPVQLVHGDVRSANLLCAGGEVAAVLDFEEARFDHRVAELARSAVLLGTRFHDWGPVTAEVRAQLLEGYESVRPLTASEAAWWPALVLWESLRMVPSGADPTGWRFAAVSCAGS; via the coding sequence ATGACGCAGGCCGGGTCGCCGCGGGTGGAGATGCTGTGGGAGTCGAGCGACCCCGGTGAGGCGCTGCGCACCCGGTTCGGGTTCGACGCCCCCGGGGCCGCGGTGGCCTGGGTGACGGCGACGCTCGACGGCCGATGGGACCTCCGGGTCGAGTCGTGCGAGCGCATCGTCATCAGCTACGCCAACGCCCTGGCCTGGGTCGAGACGTCGTCCGGCCCGATGATCGCCAAGTGGTCGGTCGCGGCCGAGCGCTTCGCGCAGCTCGCTGCCCTCGCGCGTCTCACGGCGTGGCTCCACGCGGAGGGGATCCCCGTCTCGGCGCCGGTACCCACGCCGAGCGGCGACCTCCACGCCGAGCTCGACGGCGTCTCGCTCGGCCTCCAACGCCAGGTCGACGGCGACCTGCTCGACCCCGCCGACGCGCAGCAGGTCCGGGCGGCCGGTGCGACCCTGGCCCGGCTGCACGACGCCCTCGCGCGCTGGCCCGAGGCCGACCGGTACCCCGCCGCGCCGGTCCACGAGCCCCTGGCGGCCCGGGTCGGGGCGTGGCTCGACGCGGTACCCGCGCACCTCCCTCCCGAGGCGCAGGCGGTGCTACGACGCTCCGTGGCGGACGCGCCACCGGACCCGCCTCCCGTCCAGCTGGTCCACGGCGACGTCCGCTCGGCCAACCTGCTGTGTGCCGGAGGCGAGGTCGCCGCCGTCCTCGACTTCGAGGAGGCGAGGTTCGACCACCGCGTCGCCGAGCTGGCGCGGTCCGCCGTCCTGCTGGGGACCCGGTTCCACGACTGGGGTCCCGTCACGGCCGAGGTCCGCGCGCAGCTCCTCGAGGGCTACGAGTCCGTCCGGCCGTTGACGGCGAGCGAGGCCGCCTGGTGGCCGGCCCTGGTGCTGTGGGAGTCCCTGCGGATGGTGCCGTCGGGCGCCGACCCGACCGGATGGCGGTTCGCAGCGGTGTCCTGCGCCGGGTCCTGA
- a CDS encoding YciI family protein, giving the protein MPQYFLAVNHDEAGDAAMAAMTMADVQPIIEAVDAFNTELQEAGAWLFAGGLEPRERSSVVDASGEAPIVTDGPFSESKEYLGGFWIIEAADLAAAQDWAAKGSRACAGKVEVRPFQAEPQA; this is encoded by the coding sequence ATGCCGCAGTACTTCCTGGCCGTCAACCACGACGAGGCCGGCGACGCCGCGATGGCGGCCATGACCATGGCCGACGTCCAGCCCATCATCGAGGCGGTCGACGCCTTCAACACCGAGCTGCAGGAGGCGGGTGCCTGGTTGTTCGCCGGGGGCCTGGAGCCCCGGGAGAGGAGCAGCGTCGTCGACGCCTCCGGCGAGGCGCCGATCGTCACCGACGGTCCGTTCTCGGAGTCCAAGGAGTACCTCGGCGGGTTCTGGATCATCGAGGCCGCCGACCTCGCCGCCGCGCAGGACTGGGCGGCCAAGGGCTCGCGGGCCTGCGCCGGCAAGGTCGAGGTCCGCCCCTTCCAGGCCGAGCCGCAGGCCTGA
- a CDS encoding RNA polymerase sigma factor, translating into METIERVYREEFGRVVASLARRFGDIDVAEDAAGEALVVALEKWPVDGVPPNPGAWLTTTATRKAIDRIRRESHRDAKHQAAFMVTDDTPHEPTGPVEDDRLRMVFTCCHPALAPEARVALTLRLLGGLTVAEIAQAFFVPETTMAQRITRAKKKIATARIPYRVPSLADLPERVVGVLAVVYLIFNEGYLSSAPSDRGTSVRDDLTAEAIRLGRILHSLLPDEPEVTGLLALMLLTEARRPARLAADGSLVPLPEQDRGAWSRGLVSEGHALVHECLAGNRPGRYQLMAAVNAVHTDAPTAADTDWAQIAALYGRLVALDPNPVVALNRAIAVAELDGPEVGLALVDRLHGSLAGYHPFHATRADLLRRLGRSGESRAAYDAALALIDNPAETAYLTRRRDQLGPAS; encoded by the coding sequence GTGGAGACGATCGAGCGGGTCTACCGCGAGGAGTTCGGCCGGGTCGTCGCGTCGCTCGCGCGTCGCTTCGGCGACATCGACGTCGCCGAGGACGCCGCCGGCGAGGCTCTCGTGGTGGCCCTGGAGAAGTGGCCGGTCGACGGCGTACCCCCCAACCCGGGGGCGTGGCTGACGACGACCGCGACCCGCAAGGCGATCGACAGGATCCGTCGAGAGTCCCACCGCGACGCCAAGCACCAGGCGGCCTTCATGGTCACTGACGACACACCCCACGAGCCCACCGGACCGGTCGAGGACGACCGGTTGCGGATGGTCTTCACCTGCTGCCACCCCGCCCTGGCCCCCGAGGCACGCGTGGCCCTCACCCTGCGGCTGCTCGGCGGCCTGACGGTCGCCGAGATCGCGCAGGCGTTCTTCGTCCCCGAGACGACGATGGCGCAGCGGATCACGCGCGCGAAGAAGAAGATCGCGACCGCCCGCATCCCCTACCGCGTGCCGTCGCTGGCCGACCTGCCCGAGCGGGTCGTCGGGGTGCTCGCGGTCGTCTACCTGATCTTCAACGAGGGCTACCTGTCCTCGGCCCCGTCCGACCGGGGCACGTCGGTCCGCGACGACCTGACCGCCGAGGCGATCCGGCTGGGCCGGATCCTGCACTCCCTGCTGCCCGACGAGCCCGAGGTGACCGGCCTGCTGGCGCTGATGCTGCTGACCGAGGCACGCCGCCCGGCGCGGCTGGCGGCCGACGGGTCCCTGGTGCCGCTGCCCGAGCAGGACCGCGGCGCCTGGTCGCGGGGTCTCGTGAGCGAGGGGCACGCGCTGGTCCATGAGTGCCTGGCCGGCAACCGGCCGGGGCGCTACCAGCTGATGGCGGCCGTCAACGCCGTCCACACCGACGCCCCCACCGCCGCCGACACCGACTGGGCGCAGATCGCCGCGCTCTACGGCCGGCTCGTGGCGCTCGATCCCAACCCGGTCGTCGCGCTCAACCGGGCGATCGCCGTGGCCGAGCTCGACGGTCCCGAGGTCGGCCTCGCCCTGGTCGACCGGCTCCACGGGTCGCTCGCGGGCTACCACCCCTTCCACGCCACCCGCGCCGACCTGTTGCGACGCCTGGGCCGGTCGGGTGAGTCGCGGGCGGCGTACGACGCGGCGCTGGCGCTGATCGACAACCCGGCCGAGACGGCGTACCTCACCCGGCGGCGCGACCAGCTCGGCCCGGCCTCCTAG
- a CDS encoding maleylpyruvate isomerase N-terminal domain-containing protein: protein MTDWGDLYRDHVAAISELVGDLTDEHLAIEVPATPAWTVRHVLAHLAGGATDNLTGRVDDAPGPRWTARHVGERVEQPVPDLVAELRANADAVAASTVDNPRPAIVWDIAVHHADLHEALGLPRLPDHLWTPVVEMVGPWRAPDLVGTVEPYELFRGLFSRRSRTQMHRWGLDDDGVEAVCIFGPRDDDQPVPS from the coding sequence ATGACCGACTGGGGAGACCTCTACCGCGACCACGTGGCGGCGATCAGCGAGCTCGTCGGCGACCTCACCGACGAGCACCTGGCGATCGAGGTTCCCGCCACCCCTGCCTGGACGGTGCGGCACGTGCTCGCCCACCTCGCCGGTGGCGCGACCGACAACCTGACCGGGCGGGTGGACGACGCACCCGGTCCACGATGGACCGCACGTCATGTCGGCGAGCGGGTCGAGCAGCCCGTCCCCGACCTCGTGGCCGAGCTGCGGGCCAACGCCGACGCGGTCGCGGCCTCCACCGTCGACAACCCGCGACCGGCCATCGTCTGGGACATCGCCGTCCACCACGCCGACCTGCACGAGGCCCTCGGGCTGCCTCGACTGCCCGACCACCTCTGGACGCCGGTCGTCGAGATGGTCGGCCCCTGGCGGGCGCCCGACCTGGTCGGCACCGTCGAGCCCTACGAGCTGTTCCGCGGCCTGTTCTCGCGTCGCTCCCGGACCCAGATGCACCGGTGGGGCCTCGACGACGACGGCGTCGAGGCGGTCTGCATCTTCGGTCCTCGCGACGACGACCAGCCCGTGCCGTCGTGA
- a CDS encoding alpha/beta fold hydrolase: protein MESQVVEVEGAALHVGCTGRGPDVVVLSGGPGCVHYLERDELAPVGHRSWYPEPRGVGRSGGGPHDMERAVADLEAVREAVGVSAWIVLGHSWGSDLAVRYALEHPDVVRAVVGVAGKGLHRDRTWSETYEAGKAQEPVVAIDLVDEVWTSLSGSFTEWIHGPHLWRDVADCTVPMHFIAAEKDIRPSWPLVQLANLVPDGRFSVVPGVPHDFWFTDPKSWVQTVTDACGGF, encoded by the coding sequence GTGGAGTCACAGGTCGTCGAGGTCGAGGGCGCCGCACTCCACGTCGGGTGCACCGGCCGCGGGCCGGACGTGGTGGTGCTGAGTGGCGGACCCGGCTGCGTGCACTACCTGGAACGCGATGAGCTCGCTCCGGTGGGCCACCGTTCCTGGTATCCGGAGCCCCGTGGAGTCGGCCGTTCGGGTGGCGGGCCACACGACATGGAACGCGCCGTCGCCGACCTCGAGGCCGTCCGCGAGGCCGTGGGGGTGTCTGCCTGGATCGTGCTCGGACACTCGTGGGGCAGCGACCTCGCGGTCCGCTACGCCCTCGAGCATCCCGACGTCGTACGGGCGGTGGTCGGCGTCGCGGGGAAGGGCCTGCATCGAGACCGGACGTGGTCGGAGACCTACGAGGCTGGGAAGGCGCAGGAGCCGGTGGTCGCGATCGATCTCGTCGATGAGGTGTGGACCTCGCTCAGCGGGTCGTTCACCGAGTGGATCCATGGGCCGCACCTCTGGCGCGACGTCGCTGACTGCACGGTGCCGATGCACTTCATCGCCGCTGAGAAGGACATCCGTCCGTCCTGGCCTCTGGTGCAGCTCGCGAACCTGGTGCCCGACGGCCGGTTCTCGGTCGTGCCCGGGGTGCCGCACGACTTCTGGTTCACGGACCCGAAGTCGTGGGTCCAGACGGTCACGGATGCCTGCGGAGGATTCTGA
- a CDS encoding SDR family NAD(P)-dependent oxidoreductase encodes MSLVLVTGASTGLGLATARALLDDGHEVVLHARRLERVEDADVLDRVTSAVEADLADLDAVVRLADDLNETGTFDAVVHNAGVMRGPDVVPVNVVAPYVLAALLRRPRTSVVLSSSMHRSGSPDLTADVAQASYSDSKLWVTALTLALAVRRPDEAWHAVDPGWVPTRMGGSGAPDDLDEGHRTQVWLATAGEGEVEPRTGGYWYHRAASRLHPAALDPAFQDDLLGRLERRTGIALQP; translated from the coding sequence ATGTCCCTCGTCCTGGTGACCGGCGCGTCGACCGGGCTCGGCCTGGCCACGGCCCGGGCCCTGCTCGATGACGGCCACGAGGTCGTCCTGCACGCGCGCCGGCTCGAGCGGGTCGAGGACGCCGACGTGCTCGACCGGGTCACCAGCGCGGTCGAGGCCGACCTGGCCGACCTCGATGCCGTCGTCCGGCTGGCCGACGACCTCAACGAGACGGGGACGTTCGACGCGGTCGTCCACAACGCCGGGGTGATGCGTGGCCCGGACGTCGTTCCCGTCAACGTGGTGGCCCCCTACGTGCTGGCCGCGCTCCTGCGCCGACCGAGGACCTCGGTCGTGCTCTCCAGCTCCATGCACCGCTCCGGGTCGCCCGACCTCACCGCCGACGTGGCCCAGGCGTCGTACTCCGACAGCAAGCTGTGGGTCACCGCCCTCACCCTGGCGCTCGCCGTACGCCGCCCCGACGAGGCCTGGCACGCGGTCGACCCCGGCTGGGTACCGACCCGGATGGGCGGGTCGGGCGCCCCCGACGACCTCGACGAGGGCCACCGCACCCAGGTCTGGCTCGCGACTGCTGGAGAGGGCGAGGTCGAGCCCCGCACCGGCGGCTACTGGTACCACCGGGCTGCCTCGCGGCTGCACCCCGCGGCGCTGGACCCGGCGTTCCAGGACGACCTGCTCGGGCGGCTCGAGCGCCGTACGGGGATCGCGCTCCAGCCGTAG
- a CDS encoding M3 family metallopeptidase, with protein sequence MTPETLEPLSLPTDAAAWDDWVRERAASGLARAAEIVDGLRTSPPAEALEVLRLWDEASLQLGNVAAMGSLFGNVHPDEAVRTTAEKAEQDVSRVSTELSLDAGLYELFAGLSQDGLDEQALRLLGKVRRDFTRAGVDRDDETRARITAIQERMTELDQEFSKAVRDDVRTIRVAPERLDGLPADWLEAHPVEDDGLVTVTTDYPDAVPTRQFAHDAEVRRDIYDAFLNRGYPATEPLLQELFDLRHEMAGLVGFADWAAYDAQVKMIGEGPAIPAFIDKIAAAAEGPMRRDLATLLERYRQDRPDAEQVLAADAFYYEELVRKEQLQVDSQRVRTYFDYPKVRAGLLEVTGRLFGLRYDEVADAPVWHPDVTAYDVVDATSGDGLGRIYLDLHPREGKYKHAAQFTLTDGVAGRQLPEGVLVCNFSRGLMEHDHVVTLFHEFGHLVHHVLGGHVAWARFAGVATEWDFVEAPSQMLEEWAWDASILRSFATDAAGEPIPADLVEAMRASDDYGKGTQARGQMFYASMSYWFHVERPADLTARMVELQEKYSPWPYREGTHMFASFGHLGGYSSAYYTYAWSQVIAKDLFSAFDPADLFAPDVAQRYRDRVLAPGGTKDAADLVADFLGRPYTFDAYAAWLAG encoded by the coding sequence GTGACCCCGGAGACGCTCGAGCCGCTGTCCCTGCCCACCGACGCCGCCGCCTGGGACGACTGGGTGCGCGAGCGCGCCGCGTCCGGCCTGGCCCGGGCGGCCGAGATCGTGGACGGGCTGCGGACCAGCCCGCCGGCCGAGGCGCTCGAGGTGCTCCGGCTGTGGGACGAGGCGTCGCTCCAGCTCGGCAACGTCGCGGCGATGGGCTCGCTGTTCGGCAACGTCCACCCCGACGAGGCGGTACGCACGACCGCCGAGAAGGCCGAGCAGGACGTCAGCCGGGTCTCGACCGAGCTGTCCCTCGACGCCGGTCTCTACGAGCTGTTCGCCGGGCTGTCGCAGGACGGGCTCGACGAGCAGGCGCTGCGGCTGCTCGGCAAGGTCCGCCGAGACTTCACCCGCGCCGGCGTCGACCGCGACGACGAGACCCGGGCCCGGATCACCGCGATCCAGGAGCGGATGACCGAGCTCGACCAGGAGTTCAGCAAGGCGGTGCGCGACGACGTGCGCACCATCCGGGTCGCCCCCGAGCGTCTCGACGGGCTGCCGGCCGACTGGCTCGAGGCCCACCCGGTGGAGGACGACGGCCTGGTCACCGTGACGACCGACTACCCCGACGCCGTGCCGACGCGGCAGTTCGCCCACGACGCCGAGGTCCGCCGCGACATCTACGACGCCTTCCTCAACCGCGGCTACCCGGCCACCGAGCCGCTGCTGCAGGAGCTCTTCGACCTGCGTCACGAAATGGCCGGGCTGGTCGGGTTCGCCGACTGGGCGGCGTACGACGCCCAGGTCAAGATGATCGGCGAGGGCCCGGCGATCCCGGCGTTCATCGACAAGATCGCCGCCGCCGCCGAGGGCCCGATGCGCCGCGACCTGGCCACGCTGCTCGAGCGCTACCGGCAGGACCGGCCCGACGCCGAGCAGGTCCTGGCCGCCGACGCGTTCTACTACGAGGAGCTCGTGCGCAAGGAGCAGCTGCAGGTCGACTCGCAGCGGGTGCGCACCTACTTCGACTACCCCAAGGTGCGGGCCGGGCTGCTCGAGGTGACCGGCAGGCTGTTCGGGCTGCGCTACGACGAGGTCGCCGACGCGCCGGTCTGGCACCCCGACGTGACGGCGTACGACGTCGTCGACGCGACCTCCGGAGACGGCCTGGGCCGCATCTACCTCGACCTGCACCCCCGCGAGGGCAAGTACAAGCACGCCGCCCAGTTCACGCTGACCGACGGCGTGGCCGGCCGGCAGCTGCCCGAGGGCGTCCTGGTCTGCAACTTCAGCCGCGGGCTGATGGAGCACGACCACGTCGTCACGCTGTTCCACGAGTTCGGCCACCTGGTGCACCACGTGCTCGGCGGCCACGTGGCATGGGCGCGGTTCGCCGGCGTCGCCACGGAGTGGGACTTCGTCGAGGCGCCGAGCCAGATGCTCGAGGAGTGGGCCTGGGACGCCTCGATCCTGCGCTCGTTCGCGACCGACGCCGCGGGCGAGCCGATCCCGGCCGACCTGGTCGAGGCGATGCGCGCCAGCGACGACTACGGCAAGGGCACCCAGGCGCGCGGCCAGATGTTCTACGCCTCGATGTCCTACTGGTTCCACGTCGAGCGGCCCGCCGACCTGACCGCGCGCATGGTCGAGCTGCAGGAGAAGTACTCGCCCTGGCCCTACCGCGAGGGCACCCACATGTTCGCCTCGTTCGGCCACCTCGGCGGCTACAGCTCGGCCTACTACACGTACGCCTGGTCGCAGGTGATCGCCAAGGACCTGTTCAGCGCCTTCGACCCGGCCGACCTGTTCGCTCCCGACGTGGCGCAGCGCTACCGCGACCGGGTGCTGGCACCCGGTGGCACGAAGGACGCCGCCGACCTGGTCGCCGACTTCCTCGGCCGGCCCTACACGTTCGACGCGTACGCCGCGTGGTTGGCGGGCTGA
- a CDS encoding LLM class flavin-dependent oxidoreductase, translating to MTTATTTRRGLFVAPFDALADPRVVGDLAAEAEAAGWDGFFVWDHLQYGDRVSEIADPWTCCAAVAMRTERLLFGPMVTPLARRRPQVLARQASSLAVLSGGRFVLGLGLGDDWVGEFSAFGDEPDPRTRGRMLDEGLDVLRGLLSGEAVDHVGDHHVARGVRFRPAPVVPIWLAGRFGNRPPLRRAARHDGFFVIGLDGPDDLDAVTADLAEHDPAPGFEVVVDLRPDQDPRDWTGRGASWVLTRIGPFDLDLAAVRRIVAAGP from the coding sequence ATGACCACCGCCACGACCACCCGCCGCGGACTCTTCGTCGCCCCGTTCGACGCCCTGGCCGACCCCCGGGTGGTCGGCGACCTGGCGGCCGAGGCCGAGGCGGCCGGCTGGGACGGCTTCTTCGTCTGGGACCACCTGCAGTACGGCGACCGGGTCTCCGAGATCGCCGACCCGTGGACCTGCTGCGCGGCGGTGGCGATGCGGACCGAGCGGCTGCTGTTCGGGCCGATGGTGACGCCGCTGGCCCGCCGCCGGCCGCAGGTGCTCGCGCGGCAGGCGTCCAGCCTGGCCGTGCTCTCGGGCGGTCGGTTCGTGCTCGGACTGGGTCTCGGCGACGACTGGGTGGGCGAGTTCAGCGCGTTCGGCGACGAGCCGGATCCCAGGACGCGCGGGCGGATGCTCGACGAGGGGCTGGACGTCCTGCGGGGGCTGCTGAGCGGGGAGGCGGTCGACCACGTCGGCGACCACCACGTCGCCCGCGGCGTGCGCTTCCGCCCCGCTCCCGTCGTACCGATCTGGCTGGCGGGGCGGTTCGGCAACCGGCCGCCGCTGCGCCGGGCCGCCCGCCACGACGGCTTCTTCGTGATCGGCCTCGACGGTCCCGACGACCTGGACGCGGTGACGGCCGACCTCGCCGAGCACGACCCGGCGCCCGGCTTCGAGGTGGTCGTCGACCTCCGGCCCGACCAGGACCCGCGTGACTGGACCGGCCGCGGCGCCTCCTGGGTGCTGACCCGGATCGGTCCGTTCGACCTCGACCTGGCCGCCGTACGGCGGATCGTCGCGGCGGGCCCCTGA
- a CDS encoding alpha/beta fold hydrolase, with product MVLGDFDEVDTEVDDVRIHARVGGSGPPVLLLHGYPQTSAMWHRVAPGLAETHTVVAPDLRGYGRSDRPASTGDHASYGKRAMAADQAGLMRALGHEQYAVVGHDRGARVAHRLVLDHPDAVTQAAVLDIAPTRHVLAHVDLLLARVYDHWFFLAQDNDLPEVLIGGAPEHWLRTKLGQWSGPGAVFDEAAVREYVDCFDADSIRGSTDDYRAGATIDLVDDEASHVAGDRIGCPLLVLWGDAGFVGLAYDPLAVWREYAEHDDLVSGQALPGGHFLPEEAPAETLAALRAFLA from the coding sequence GTGGTCCTCGGGGACTTCGACGAGGTCGACACCGAGGTCGACGACGTGCGCATCCACGCCCGCGTGGGTGGCTCGGGCCCGCCGGTGCTGCTGCTCCACGGCTACCCGCAGACCTCGGCGATGTGGCACCGGGTCGCCCCCGGGCTCGCCGAGACGCACACCGTGGTCGCGCCCGACCTGCGTGGCTACGGGCGTTCCGACCGACCGGCATCGACCGGCGACCACGCGTCGTACGGCAAGCGGGCGATGGCCGCCGACCAGGCCGGGCTCATGCGTGCCCTGGGCCACGAGCAGTACGCCGTCGTCGGCCACGACCGCGGCGCGCGCGTGGCGCACCGGTTGGTGCTCGACCATCCCGACGCGGTCACCCAGGCTGCCGTGCTCGACATCGCACCCACGCGGCACGTGCTGGCCCACGTCGACCTGTTGCTCGCACGCGTCTACGACCACTGGTTCTTCCTCGCCCAGGACAACGACCTGCCCGAGGTGCTCATCGGCGGTGCCCCCGAGCACTGGCTGCGCACCAAGCTGGGCCAATGGTCGGGCCCCGGCGCGGTCTTCGACGAGGCGGCCGTGCGTGAGTACGTCGACTGCTTCGACGCCGACTCGATCCGCGGCTCGACCGACGACTACCGCGCCGGCGCGACGATCGACCTGGTCGACGACGAGGCCAGCCACGTCGCCGGTGACCGGATCGGCTGCCCGCTGCTGGTGCTCTGGGGAGACGCAGGGTTCGTCGGCCTGGCCTACGACCCGCTCGCGGTCTGGCGGGAGTACGCCGAGCACGACGACCTGGTGAGTGGGCAGGCCCTGCCCGGCGGGCACTTCCTTCCCGAGGAGGCACCGGCCGAGACGCTGGCCGCGCTGCGCGCGTTCCTGGCGTGA